A window of Zingiber officinale cultivar Zhangliang chromosome 5A, Zo_v1.1, whole genome shotgun sequence contains these coding sequences:
- the LOC121980387 gene encoding cytochrome P450 94B3-like, translating into MAILLCLLLFLVFLNIILQILPIIFCHNKYIPAGGGGPKTYPLIGCSVAFYKNRDRLLDWYTDLLASSPTQTVVVHRLGARRTVLTADPACVEHVLRSNFANYPKGKPFTEILGDLLGSGIFNADGQLWHAQRKLASREFTVRSMREGLITELEAETGGRLLPRLRAASVTGRCVDVQDLLRRFAFDVICQVSLGMDPSCLGGDLSNALLPESELARAFEVASAISARRGTAPVAVIWKLKRALGIGTERKLRDAVSLIHSQIMELIRERKAEMEKGGVVEERSSNDDFLTRLISSGQNEESVRDMVISFLMAGRDTTSAGLTWFFWLIARHPAAEREIVDELGRLGGRLDYHSIKEMRVLEACLCESMRLFPPVAWDSKHAAAADVLPDGTRVEAGDRVTYFPYGMGRMEKIWGEGCGGFDHKMWLEADGNGGSVVARASPYKFPVFQAGPRACLGKEMAMVQMKYVAAAMLWEYELKMVEEQTPVLVPLLTAHMVGGLQMVVRRRKNRSGECDASSQIKK; encoded by the exons CCCCTCATCGGATGCTCCGTAGCCTTCTACAAGAACCGCGACAGACTTCTTGACTGGTACACTGACCTCCTCGCGTCATCTCCCACGCAGACCGTCGTGGTCCACCGGCTAGGCGCCCGGCGCACCGTGCTCACCGCCGACCCGGCCTGTGTCGAGCACGTCCTCCGCTCCAACTTCGCCAACTACCCCAAGGGCAAGCCCTTCACCGAGATCCTCGGCGACCTTCTCGGCAGCGGCATCTTCAACGCCGACGGCCAGCTCTGGCACGCCCAGCGCAAGCTCGCCAGTCGTGAATTCACCGTGCGGTCGATGCGCGAGGGCCTTATCACCGAGCTCGAGGCCGAGACCGGCGGCCGACTGCTGCCTCGCCTTCGGGCCGCCAGCGTCACCGGACGCTGCGTAGACGTGCAGGACCTGCTCCGGCGGTTCGCCTTCGACGTCATCTGCCAAGTTTCACTCGGGATGGACCCCAGCTGCCTCGGAGGCGATCTGAG CAACGCTTTATTGCCGGAGTCGGAACTAGCGAGGGCTTTCGAGGTGGCATCGGCAATCAGCGCGCGACGTGGTACGGCACCGGTGGCCGTGATTTGGAAGCTAAAGCGGGCGCTAGGGATCGGAACGGAGCGGAAGCTCCGGGACGCGGTGAGCCTGATCCACTCCCAAATCATGGAGCTGATCCGGGAGAGGAAAGCGGAGATGGAGAAGGGCGGCGTGGTGGAAGAACGTAGCAGCAACGACGACTTCTTGACGAGGTTGATTTCCAGCGGCCAGAACGAGGAGTCGGTCCGCGACATGGTGATCAGTTTCCTGATGGCCGGGCGGGACACCACCTCCGCCGGGCTGACTTGGTTCTTCTGGCTCATCGCGCGCCACCCGGCCGCGGAACGCGAGATCGTGGACGAATTGGGGCGGCTCGGAGGGCGATTGGACTACCATTCGATCAAGGAAATGAGGGTTTTGGAGGCGTGCCTCTGCGAGAGCATGCGGCTTTTTCCCCCGGTGGCGTGGGATTCCAAGCACGCCGCGGCGGCCGACGTGCTCCCGGACGGGACGAGGGTCGAAGCGGGGGACCGGGTGACGTACTTTCCTTACGGGATGGGGCGAATGGAGAAGATTTGGGGGGAAGGGTGCGGGGGGTTCGACCACAAGATGTGGCTGGAGGCGGACGGGAACGGAGGGTCGGTGGTGGCCAGAGCGTCGCCGTACAAGTTCCCAGTGTTCCAGGCGGGGCCGAGGGCGTGCCTTGGGAAGGAGATGGCGATGGTGCAGATGAAGTATGTGGCAGCGGCAATGCTGTGGGAGTACGAGCTGAAGATGGTGGAGGAGCAAACGCCGGTACTGGTGCCGCTGCTGACGGCGCACATGGTCGGCGGGCTGCAGATGGtggtgaggaggaggaagaatagAAGTGGCGAATGCGATGCATCCTCCCAAATTAAGaaataa